The genomic window TGGTCATTATTGGGAAGCATTGTTGTCCTTTCACTATTAACTATTCTACTTTCAGTTAATACAAGGTCTGCTTTAAACGAAACCAATGCGCATCTCTCAAATGAAGCAGATGAGGAAGAGTCATCATCTATTTCATTACCTGCTGCTGAACAATATCTTTCAGGGTTTATTGATGTGTTCATCAATGTTGAGAACACTCATAAAGCACTAGAAGAAAGAAAACAAACGCTGAAAAATTATATGGTTCAATCAACTACTTTACAGGACGACAAACATCCGCTTTATCAACTTTCAGATTTAAAAGGTAATAGGATTTTAGAAAGCCATTCCTTGTTTAACATGATAGAGAAAGAAGAAGAAGCCTTATTTCAATATAAAGTCACGTTCATGAACCAAGTTCCAAAAGAAAAAGAGGTAGAGATCGAGCCGGAAGATGATGACGATGAACCAGAGACTGAAACTGTTATTGAAAATGAAGAGACGAAGCAAACGTTACTATTGAACATTCCGGTGATTGCAGAAGAAAGTACTTTTGCCATTGCAGGGACGCCATATTTTTCAGAAGTGTATTCCTTAAATGGAACGATAGAAATAGAGGAAGAGCAACCACACATTGATCCTTATGTCGGGGACGAACAATCAGCGGTTCAGGAGTTTTTACATTCTTTCTTTGAACGATATGCTGCTGAGCCAAAAGAAGAATTGGCTTACATGATGAAGGAGCCGAAAAGTTTAAACGGTGCTTTTTCCTTCGAAGAGATTCAAGATGTAAAACTCGTTGAAGTGGAAAATGGATTTAAAGCAGAGGTAGCTGTGATGTTCAGAGGAAAAGGAACGAACATTCCACAGCCTGCTTTTATGGAATTAGAAATTAATCGACATGAAGGAAATTACTACATCGAATCAATGGATTATCAGTAGAAGGAGGAAAAGAATATGAATCTATTAAATAAATTAATGGTAGGGTCAGTCCCTAGTGGATTACCGACACTAGATGGCGTAGAGAACTGGGGGCTTGTTGTTGTAGCTCAAGTAATAGGGCTGTTTGTTTTTTTCTTGATCGCAAAACACTTAGCTCGATTTAAGATAGGTGGAATTATTATGACATGCATTGTCGGTGGAATCGCCACATTTGTTGTGCAAAATTGGTCTCAAGTGAGCGGATGGATTGAAGCATTCATTGATACGTTCTAAGGAGGTGTAGAAGTTGCGAACGATTTTTAACTACAGGAAAGCATTAAGAGAACCTAAAAAAGTACAGCAGCTAACGGCTTCATATAGTCTACCAATTCCATTTGAGTTGATCCCAGTTATCAACTTTTTTATTTTTATGGCGATGACATTTCTTGTAGGACAGATCATTCGTATGGGTTTTCCTCATGCGTTTGAACGAACCTTTGTGATGTGGTTAATGGGTTTACCCCTAGCGTTAACCATACTCGTAACGAAAATTAAGCCTGAAGGTAAGAACATTTATTTATATTTTTTGGATGTAGCCAAATACTACGTCCAAATAAAACTTCCAAAAAAGCGTTTCTGTAATGATCGAGAGGTCGAGTGGATGAGTGATTCAACAATCCAATTTAAAAGCTGTGTAAAGGTGGTGGCGAATAAACGTGAGTACATTGAAAACACCAATGAAAACGATGAGGAACAATCTACTGTTAACGAGAACGGGCGACGTGTGGGCGTATTACCGCATCAAGAGTCAATCCATTCCCATGCAAAATAAAAAAGTAGTGAACAGCTACAAACGGAACTGGAAAGCCTTCTTTGAAGAACTAACTACGCATAAGGATTTTCATTTAATGATGTACCCACAAGAATATCGGCTAGAAGAACGATTTGCTGACTTGGAACAAGATCTCGCAGAAGACGCAAAGCAAATGGCAGAGTACTATACAGAAGAAACGGTACGATTGCTTAATCAACGGTTAGGAAAAGTCACAAAGAATGATTTTATATTAGGGGTGAAATTAAAGCAGAACTTAGTTAATAGTGATGCTGAACTTAAGGAAAACATGATGTCGATGTTTTCAACGGCTACAGATACAATTGTAAATCTATTAGGGTGGGAACAAAGTGTTTCCACCTCTTTCTTTCAACAATACGAAGAAGCAGAAGAAACAACCGCCAGTTTATGTGCAATGGTGAATGGAATTCGTTTAAGAGAAGACGAATTAATCTATGTAAATCGCTATAACTTCTTACGAGGCTTAGACCATCAAGTAGGGGAAGAGATTGAGAATGCCTCTGTAGATGCGATAACAAACACGTTAATTGATCCAACCTCTTCTGGTGTGTTGAAACTAACAAGCGATGAATCGGAAGGCTACATGTCATTTGTGGTGATCGACGAGTTTCGACATAATATGGCAGAAAGTGAACTATTCTATGAGGCGCAAACGCTCCCTTTTCCAGTAGAGATTGAGATGAAAGTGCAAGTCGAAAGCAAATCAAAAACGAAGATGGATTTGAATTTAAAGAAGCAGCAGCTAAAAGAATCAACGCTGGAACAAAACCGTGTTGGCGATCAAGAAGATTCATCGGTAAGTGCGAGTGCTTATTTAGTGAGACACTTACAAAACGAAATAAAAAAAGATGATGTAGACATGTTGAACTGGTTAGCGGTCATTGTCGTACAAGGGGAGACCAAGAAGGAATGTAAAAATCGGGCAAAGCTTGTGACAAGACATATGAAGTCAGCAGGCATAACGTGTCGTATTCCAGTCGCGGATCAATTGCCTTTGTTCTATAAGTTTCTTCCCGGGGAACGATTAGATGTAACAAACCGAAATTGGCTGCAAAAGACTACTCAAGATGGTTTGGCAGAAGGGTTATTTGGTGTATCAGCTGATGTTGGTTCAAAGATTGGCTTTTTTATTGGTTGGATCCGTTTGTGAAGCATGCTGATTTACAAGGCGCTATTTCAGCAAGTCGATTTCCTGTTTTGTACCATATGTTCTTAGCCAACCAACAGCTCAAAGGGTCAAAGACTCGCTCTCCCCATGTTCTAATAACAGGGGATACAGGCACAGGTAAATCTTTTTTAGCAAAGCTGTTGTTTATCTATGTCAGCATGCTAAATGTAAAATCCTTGTACATTGATCCCAAGAAAGAATTACGGAAATGGATTGATAAGGTAAAGAAAAACCCGAGAGTACAGCAAGAGTATCCACTGTTCACACAGCATCTTGAGAAGTTCCATTTTACAACGCTGGATGCAGCGGATGAAGGGAATTGGGGAGCACTTGATCCAGTTGTATTTCTTCCACCGATGCAAGCAAAGGAAATGGTGCAAGTCATCTTTGCTCAAGTGTACGACTTTAAAGGCAAAGACGATGTTCATACCGCTTTTCTACGAGCAATCACCAATGTATTGGAACAAAAGCAAAACGGGGAGCAAGTTGGCTCACTGACAATTATTGAACTGATGAGAAACCACGATGATTCCGCAGTCCAAAAGGCTGGGGATTTTTTATATGAAGTCGTAGCTGATTCCATTATGAAACTATGTGTTCATGATGGCTCAAATCAAGCACTTTCGTTAAACAAACGTATTAGTATCGTTGAAATCGAAAACCTTGATCTACCAGAAGCGACTGATCCAATTGAAAGCTATACAAACTCACAACTGAAATCAAGTGCCGTTATGTTTGCGCTTGGAAAGTTTTGCGAGCTATTTGGTATGAACAAAGAAGAACGGACAATGGAATTTATGGACGAAGCATGGGTTATCACGTCCAGCCAACAAGGAAGGAAAGTGGAAAAGCAAATGCGTCGTGTAGGGCGAAGTTACAACAATGCCCTTGTCTTTATTTCACAAAGCACGAAAGACGCATTGCGTGAAGAAGAATCAGGAAACTTCGGTGTAGCATTTGCGTTTGATGAACCGACAGAACGAAAAGAAGTGCTTAAGTGGATGAATATGGAGCCGAGCGAAGAGAACGAAGACATGATGGAAAACATGTTTCAAGGGCAATGCCTTTTTAAAGACTATTATGGGCGAACAGCAAAAATGAGCATTGAGTGCTTATTCGACGAATGGTATGGAGCGCTAGAAACCGTTGAGACTTCTTCAGTGGCAACGGCGGAAGAAAAATATTTATAGAAGGGAGGCAGAGGATGAAGTTAGCGATATTAAATTCATTGGTTATTACCAATCAAGGCTTGTATAAGGCAGAAAAAATCACCTTAATGGAAGCACGAAAAATGATGTTCGCACATGAAACGAACTATGAAAGCTATGTTGGGCACGAGTCCTCATCACTCGTTTTAGAAGAACTACTCGGTTTTCCTGTCCCAGTTAACCGTATCCGATTTAGGCAAGAGAAATACCAGAAAGCCCTTTGTTTCAAGTTGTATGACCGCTACATGGAATACAAGAAGCTGACAGAAAAAGAACTACAAAGCGTCAACTATGATTTCTTTCTTCTAACAAGAATGGACTAGAAAGGAGGGAGAGGATGAACTGGAAACAAAAAGCGATTTGGATAAGTATTGGAGCAGTGCTCATTGCCCTGCTCTTTTTTGGTTCTCATACACTCGTTTTTGCGAATGACCAAGAGAATATGACAGAACCAAAGATAGAAGAAAAAGGCGGCGTTGAGCTTTCCATTAAACGCTTTCCCATATCAAGATACGTAGCCAACAATGAAGATGCTGACGGTCGAATTAAAGGGGCGTTCGTAGGCTTTACGAATGTCATCTTTTCTTTAGCTGGGAACGTTGTTCTAGTCGTTGATACTGCAATGGATAAGTTGTATTCATTAGAGCCAATCGATGAATTTGCGGATACATTAACGATAATTTCAACTACCGTATATGATACGTTGAAAGAACACTTCGGCGAGTTGCTGTTTATATTTGCTGTCGGGTACATCGTTTACTTATTTATTGCAAAGGGGAGCGTGCAAGAAGCATTAAGACGCTCAATATTATTCTTCTTAGTACTCGTTGTTGGAGGCTACTGGATGCTTAATGCTGGTTACTTTATGAAGTCATTGAATGCATTGTCTGTTGAAGCTCAAGGCTACATGCTTGAAGCAGGGAACGGATTAATTAATGTGGCTGAAGGCGAAGGTGTTTATGCCGATACGAGTCAAATTGATCCTGAAAACAAGATGGATGGTACTATCTCAATCATGAGAAATGTCTACTTTGATTTGGCAATGAAAAAACCTTATCTCATTGTAAACTATGGTACGACAAGTGAGAACGCAATTAATGAGAATGACCATGCTGATCCAGAAGATTTTCCGGGTGGAAGCCATTTCAACAGAGTAGATCGCATGTTGGCGTTTCAGTTAACGAGTGATGGCGAAAAAGACAGGCAAAGTTATGTAGATGGTGAAATTGACGAGTACAACAACGAAAACATGGGTGGAGGAAATGTCTTTCAACAAATGGGGCAATCCTTAATCGCTTTATTTGGTTCCATTCTGCTCGGTATACCGTTCTTGCTTCTAGCATTACTAAATTTCCTCTTGCAGCTAATCGCATTAGCACTCGCATTCTTCATCCCATTTGCCTTTGTTATGTCTTACATTCCGCAGCTGGCATACTCGGGTTTTGTTAGTATCGGAAAGCTCTTAAGTGTATTTGTGTTAAAGGCAATGCTGGGAATTCTCATATTGTTTGTTTACGTCCTTTGTTTCATTGTTGATGCTGTCTTGCCACCAGAAGGATTTGCGATGTATCTAGTTAATCTAACGGTATTAATTGCTGTATTGCTTCTAATGATTTGGAAACGAGATGCATTAATTAAGATGGTGACAGCTGGAAAAGTCACATCGGTTGATAACAACATGCTTAATCAAGTACGGAATGAAATGGTCAATCCGGCTGTTAACGCAATAAAACCACGCCCGGCAGGTTTACGGGAATCTCCTATACAACAAACCGAGCATCAAGCACCACCTAAAAGTGAGCGTACGAGTGTCAAAGAAGGTCGAAACAATGCGCAACTAGCAGAAGCGCGAACACCACAGACAGATGGAAAACAAGAAAGTCCGTCTTCGGCTGTAGCACACAATGACCAAATGAAGCGTGCTGAACGGACACCTCAACAAGAACGTGAAGAAAAGAAAGCAGAGAAGCGGAAGAAGAAAGCGGAAAAACAAACGTCTAAACAAGAGCAAAAAGAACAGAAGCAACCAAGAGAAGATTTAAGTCCAGTTGCGGCTCATCAAAAAGAAGAACGCCATGCGCCAAGACAAGAAAGCAATCAAAGAGAACACGAACGAACGAAGCAACCACAGCCGCGTGATAATCAGGAACAATCGAATTGTACGCCTATCAAACAAGGTGATGTGACGTACTTAGACGATCATCGAGCGTTGCGTTCGGTAGAGAAATCAGAGAGAGACAATCAATTACGTCAAACAAAAGGTGGAAATTCCGCTAATCAACGAACGGAACAAAAACCTTCACAAAACGAACCTCAATGGATTCAAAACAAAGAGAATCAAGGGGTTCAACCAAATAAAAGGCTCAATGAACGCCAGGATCAACCAAAGACAGAAACTATCAGAACCGCACAGCACAATGAAAAAAGAGAATTAGAAGCGATTGAAAAAGAAGAAGATCGACACACTCGTAGAGCAAAGGGAGCGTCTAAATAGACGTTCCTTTTTGTCGTGAAGAGGGAGGATAAGACATGAAAAAGCTAGGCTGTGGATTGTTTATTGCTGCCATACCATTTTTATTTGTGGCAATGATCCTCATGGGTGTTGTCATGGTAATTACAGGGGAAAGCAACACGACAGGGAGCGATGCCCAATCTGAGATTGAAAGCGACATGGATTCAGAGTATACGTTTAGCGGAGTCAGCCCAGAAATTGAACGGTATCGCCCATACTTTGAACGCTATGCAAAAGAAAAAGGCATTGAAGACCATATTGAGATCTTAATGGCGATGACGATGCAAGAAAGCGGCGGGCGACTTGCCGATGTCATGCAATCATCTGAATCACTTGGACTACCTGTCAATACAATCACCGATCCAGAGCAATCGATTAAACAAGGTGTGAGTTATTTTGCTAATGTCTTGGAAAGTGCTGGTGGCAATACAGAATTAGCCTTACAAAGTTATAACATGGGACATGGTTTCATTAATTATGCGAATGAACATAACAATGGCAACTATAGCAAAGAATTAGCACAACAATTCTCCAATCATATGAAAGAACGCTTAGGATGGAGTGTCTATGGAGATCCTAACTACGTTGATAATGTCATGCGTTATTTAGATAAAACGGAGCCGGATTACGCAGCAGGTGATGCAGATTGGGCACTGCCACTAAAAAATATACGCATTACCAGCGAATTTGGATGGCGAACACATCCAGTTACAGGAGAAAGGAATACGTTCCATGGAGGGCTCGACTTTGGCTGTACACCAGCAGATTCTATTTTAAGCGTGGGAGATGGTAGAGTCGTTGAGGCAAAACATAACAACGTAGGCTATGGCAATTATGTCACTGTTCAGCATAGGAAAAACGAGTTTTCCCGTTATGCGCACTTATCTTCTATAGGTGTATCAAACGGTCAGGAAGTTAATCAAGGAGATGTGTTAGGCAAATGCGGCACAACAGGTTCCAGTACGGGAAACCATCTTCACTTGGAGCATATGACGGAACTTGGTCAAGCGCATCAAGACAAGATAGATCCTAAAAAAACTCTGGGACTTTAACAAGAAAGGGCGGTATCTATGCAAAAGAAAATGATAGCAATAATTGTGTTGTTGCTTGGAACGCTGCTGTTCTTCATCATTCAAAACAGTAGCTTAAAAAACGAGAATCTAACATTGTCGGAGCAAAACGAACAGCTTAAAAACGAAGACGTTCATGAAGATACAAACAAAGAGGCGAAGGAGGTAGCTAATGATTTTATCAATGGCTATTTTAACTATCAAGACAAACCAGTGAAGCAAGAAGTAGAAAGCTATGCCACAAATGAAGTCTTGGAACAGTTACAGTTTGAAGATTCAGAGGGATTAAAAGAAGTTTACGGCGATAGCGAGATAGAGTCGATTCAATCCAGTGTGGAAAGCTTAAGTCTTTATGAGGGGCAATCGTTAGATGATCGTGTGGAGCTTGTTGTTTTATTTGATAATCGAATTGAAGTGAATGATCTATCAAGTGTAGCAATGACCATAATGACGTTAGAAATGGTAGTAGAAGAGGATCAGTGGAAGGTTGCACACTTGACTTATACACAGCAATAGAAAGTTGGTTGGGGAAATCTATGAACCTCTTAGAATTTAAGTGGATAGATGTTAGGATGAACCAAAATTAAAAGGAGATGAGGAAGTTGAAAAAGAGTTTGATAACTATTATTGTTTCATTAGGATTGTTATTAGGAGCGTGTGCTGGAAGTGAATATGACGCTGAAATTGAAGAGGTGATTGATTTATATAAGAATGACGAAACGGCTATGATGTGGATGGATGAAGAACAGATAACCCGTGAGAATGCAGATATTAGTGTGTATGAAGGAGGGCGTTATATTAAGATTGGTTTCTTTGATTTAGAGGATGGAGATAAGACCGTTCGTTATGAGTTTTATGAGAGAAGTGGAGATACTTATGAATGGATGCCTAGAATGAATCAGACGGATGATCGATTGGGTTTGGCGGATAGGGAACCGGAATACATTGAGCGAGAGGGAACTAATAAAAATAATTAGTTTTTTTAATATTCTTTAGTTTATAGGATAATATTTATTAAAGAGTTAACGTATTATGTTTTGAGAAAGAAACATAATTATTAGTTAATCAGATAAAAACATATGTACTCGTTTTTGTTGTATACTTTTATAAGTAAATTACTGAAGGATGTGCAACAAATGAATGTAATAGATATTTTCAGTGGCTGTGGTGGTCTTTCATACGGGCTTAAGATGGCTGGATATAATGTACTGCTTGGGATTGATAATGACCGTGCCGCACTGGAAAGCTTTGAGTATAACCATAAAAGTAGTAGGGTTATCAATCAAGATATAACGACTTTACTTACTCAAGATATAATTGATATTATTAATAAAAAAGAAATAGATGTTATAGTAGGTGGACCGCCATGTCAAGGTATGTCAATTTCTGGACCAAGGCAATTCCAAGATCCAAGAAACAAATTATATTTATCTTTTATTCATAAGGTAGCTGATATACGTCCTAAAGCTTTTATAATTGAAAATGTACCTGGTCTGGTTTCTTTATTTAAGGGAAAGATAAAAGATAGTATATTGGAAGAATTTAGGGAATTAGGATATAATGTTTCTCATCAGATTCTGCTAGCGTCGGATTATGGAATTCCACAAAACAGAAAAAGGGTATTCTTTGTCGGTATAAGAGAGGATCTTGCTAGAGGAAAGTTTATTTTTCCTGCTCCAAATACTTTATTGCAGGATCAAAAAGTTACTGCTGAACAAGCAATTAGTGATTTACCAACACTTTCAGACCATCTATCTTTGGGAGAAGATTTCCAAGAATATAAATCGGCACCTCAAAACAAGTATCAGAAATTAATGCGTCTTAATTCAACGGTTGTCAGAAATCATATTGGAACTAAACATAGCGATAAAACTCGAGAAATAATAGGATTAGTACCTGAAGGTGGGAATTATAAAAACTTACCTGAAGAGTATAGGTCATCTAGAAATTTCAATGTTGCGTGGACAAGGTATCATAGCCAGAAACCCACACACACGATAGATACTGGTCATAGACATCACTTTCACTATAGAGAAAATAGAGTTCCAACTGTTAGAGAAAATGCAAGGTTTCAATCATTCCCAGACGATTTTATATTTATAGGTAATAAGACTGAACAATACAGACAAGTTGGGAATGCTGTACCTCCGATTCTAGCAAAGATTTTAGGGGAAGCTTTGAGTTTTCAAATAAAGTAATTATTTTTGCTAGGGGGTTAATCTGTGGCATATTATGTTATTCCAAATGAATTTCATTATCCTTTACATCATACAAGACCTCGTTTTAAGAGAAATCTAGAAAATGTATTATTCTATGTAAGTTCTGAAATTAGTAGGATAGGTAAAGAAACAAAAGTGGAATTTCAGAATCAATACATGAATTCACTAAAGAGATTTCCTGGGAACAGTACAAGTACAAAAAAAACTTTAGATAATTGGAGAACGGAGATAGATGCATTATTCGGATTAATTTATTACGATGAAACAAACGCTTCTCCAACAAAAAATGCAAAAGAACTTGCAGATAATCAAGATTTAGTGAAGTTTTTCAAACGGTTTTCATATAAATTTCAATATCCCAGTGGAGCATTAAAAAATCATTTTATTAGAGATTATATTAAGAAAGAAATCTTTTTTAGACCAGGACCTTATATTATTAAAATGTTAAATGATGCAGAAAAGGAGTCGGGTATTCGCTGTGGTTTATCTAAAGTAGAAGCGGCATACTGTATTTTTAATGATTTAAGAGTTACAAGAGATCAGAGAGCCCCCTTAAACAGTTGGGAACTAATTAAAGATAATAGGCTCAAAAAACTTGCCTATAATTATACAGGTGATTACGTTAGATATGCTGGGGACATACTAGATTACCTAGTAATTGCAAGGATGCTAAAGCTCAACCCTGATGGAAAGTACTACCTTAATAAAACTGAGAGTCTAGCGATTGAGCGTTTTTGTCAACCGGACAAACCGTTTACTGAATATGAAACAGTAGATATTAATAGTACATCTGTATTAAGAGAGATAAACAATTTAAATAACAGTTGGATTAATTATATGAACGAAGAAATAGATGATGACTATTTTAATACTGATGTATTAGCTTTAATTACTGGAGACTCTACAGACGAATATATTGCTTTAAAAGATCATTTAGAGATGTTGACTAATGGCGAAGTGAACCCGAAAAAAATTGGAGATATAGGCGAAAGCCTAATTGTTAATCATGAAAAATTATACTTAAAGCTTAACGAACGAGAAGACTTATGTCATCTAGTAAAGTTAATTCCTACAGATTTAGCTGTAGGCTATGACATATCGTCTAGAGGTTTAGATGCTACAAGTAAATATATTGAAGTGAAGACAACAGCGAGTAATAGCAGGTTGAACTTTTCAAGGTTCCACTTAACAACAAATGAATGGAATACTGCAGACTCTTCACGAGGAAATTATTTTGTCTATAGATTATTAGTTAGTAGTGAAGATGTTCGATTACATGTGTTACAAGACCCAGTGGGTCTTTATAAAAAAGATAAAATTAGAATGTATCCAAAAGATGGTGCTGATATAATTTTCGATCCAGATGAGTGTGGGTTTAGTGAGAAGTTATTATTTGTTTAACTTTAATGAGAGGGATGAATTATGTATAGAGTAGTATCGCTATTTTCAGGGTGTGGTGGCGGTGATATAGGACTCCACGGTGGTTTTACTTTCTTAGATCATTATTATGAACCATTAAACTACCAAACTATTTTTGCAAATGAAATCAACACCAAAATTTCCAATTTATTTAAGGCGAATTTCAATATTCAACCAATTGAGGCGGATATTAGAGAAGTTGAAAATTCTTCAATTCCTGAACATGAGCTTTTAGTTGGAGGATTTCCATGTGTATCATTTTCGATGAGTGCACAGAACCCTCCTAGATTAGGAATTAATAATGACCTTAGTGGAAAACTATTTTATGAGATGGTTAAGATACTTAAAGATAAACAACCAAAGGCTTTTATAGCAGAAAATGTAAAAGGTTTGTTATCAGCAAATAAGGGAAAAGCGCTGCCATTAATTATTAATGAATTTAAGAAAGCTGGATATAATGTTAAATACGAAATTATAAATTCAGCTGATTACGGCGTACCTCAAAAAAGGTATAGGATTTTTATTGTGGGAATACGCAATGATTTAGACTTTGAATATCAATTTCCTGAACCGACACATTTTCCAGCGGATTCTTTTTTTGAGCCAAAATATACGAGACTTACTCAGGTGATCTTTGAAGAAGATGATATTGATGAGAAGTATTATTTTAGTCAAAAAGCAATAGATGGGATGTTAAGAGCAAAAAAAGATATGAACAAAGGAAGAGCACAAAATATTAATCAACCTTGTAATACAGTTGGAGCACATTTAGCCAAGGTTAGTCTCAATAGCACAGATCCTGTCTTAAATATTAATGGTAGGTTTAGAAGGTTTACTCCCAGAGAGGTAGCTAGAATTCAATCATTCCCGGAATCTTATCAATTGACGGAATCAGAAGGAACTCAATACATTGGTTTAGGGAACGCAATTCCCCCGGTTGTAATGTGGCACATTGCAAAATCATTAAGACCATTGTTTCAGAATGATATAATTCAGACGAACACACCTATGCATTCATTTAGCTAATGTTGAACTATTTTCATGTTAAATATTGTTTAAAAACGAATTGTATTTAAATTATCTAATGAAAAAGGCACTAATGTGATTGTTTTGGTTAATTTATTTCTTGTAAATAGTTTCTTATATAATACGTGAGGTATAATCTGCAAACCAAAATGCTAACAAACTTATAACAAACACATGGAATTAGTGAGACCAAACATGGGAGAGATACATCAACAATCCTATAATCATGGGCTTCATGGAAAAGCGAAGCCCATACAAATCCCCTGATACAGAAATGGTGTGGTGGTGCTCAGTAATTTACTGTTTTTAACAGGCTCATAAGTGCTGTCACATTAGGCTTTTCTAACAATGAAAATGTTCTTTATTTTTTATAGATAAGAAATGCAAACCTTTATCACTTTAAAGTGTAATAGCTATAATGTAGTAACCGTCAGGTGCGATTGGTATAGCTGTACTCATAACAATTATGACTACGCGCCAAGAGAATCTTATGGCGGCTAATTTAAGCATGGATATAGCGATGACTAATGGCGTTAATTAAGCTTTAATTTTCGCTGGTAGCACAATGGTCATTGCCTTTATTTTGTCTTAGTTTATATCAAAGAGTAACCAGGAATAAGCTCAAAATGAGAAAACAAGCGTAACAGTTGAATGTAGAGCTTATTAAAAGAACCCTAGAGGGTTCTTTTTTTATCTTGAAAAGTTGGCG from Shouchella hunanensis includes these protein-coding regions:
- a CDS encoding conjugal transfer protein produces the protein MRTIFNYRKALREPKKVQQLTASYSLPIPFELIPVINFFIFMAMTFLVGQIIRMGFPHAFERTFVMWLMGLPLALTILVTKIKPEGKNIYLYFLDVAKYYVQIKLPKKRFCNDREVEWMSDSTIQFKSCVKVVANKREYIENTNENDEEQSTVNENGRRVGVLPHQESIHSHAK
- a CDS encoding DNA cytosine methyltransferase, with the protein product MYSFLLYTFISKLLKDVQQMNVIDIFSGCGGLSYGLKMAGYNVLLGIDNDRAALESFEYNHKSSRVINQDITTLLTQDIIDIINKKEIDVIVGGPPCQGMSISGPRQFQDPRNKLYLSFIHKVADIRPKAFIIENVPGLVSLFKGKIKDSILEEFRELGYNVSHQILLASDYGIPQNRKRVFFVGIREDLARGKFIFPAPNTLLQDQKVTAEQAISDLPTLSDHLSLGEDFQEYKSAPQNKYQKLMRLNSTVVRNHIGTKHSDKTREIIGLVPEGGNYKNLPEEYRSSRNFNVAWTRYHSQKPTHTIDTGHRHHFHYRENRVPTVRENARFQSFPDDFIFIGNKTEQYRQVGNAVPPILAKILGEALSFQIK
- a CDS encoding conjugal transfer protein; amino-acid sequence: MAKSGGRSMIERLKHRFKRIKKPTKQRNMIRKDHSKRTAMAVWSLLGSIVVLSLLTILLSVNTRSALNETNAHLSNEADEEESSSISLPAAEQYLSGFIDVFINVENTHKALEERKQTLKNYMVQSTTLQDDKHPLYQLSDLKGNRILESHSLFNMIEKEEEALFQYKVTFMNQVPKEKEVEIEPEDDDDEPETETVIENEETKQTLLLNIPVIAEESTFAIAGTPYFSEVYSLNGTIEIEEEQPHIDPYVGDEQSAVQEFLHSFFERYAAEPKEELAYMMKEPKSLNGAFSFEEIQDVKLVEVENGFKAEVAVMFRGKGTNIPQPAFMELEINRHEGNYYIESMDYQ
- a CDS encoding CD3337/EF1877 family mobilome membrane protein, producing the protein MNWKQKAIWISIGAVLIALLFFGSHTLVFANDQENMTEPKIEEKGGVELSIKRFPISRYVANNEDADGRIKGAFVGFTNVIFSLAGNVVLVVDTAMDKLYSLEPIDEFADTLTIISTTVYDTLKEHFGELLFIFAVGYIVYLFIAKGSVQEALRRSILFFLVLVVGGYWMLNAGYFMKSLNALSVEAQGYMLEAGNGLINVAEGEGVYADTSQIDPENKMDGTISIMRNVYFDLAMKKPYLIVNYGTTSENAINENDHADPEDFPGGSHFNRVDRMLAFQLTSDGEKDRQSYVDGEIDEYNNENMGGGNVFQQMGQSLIALFGSILLGIPFLLLALLNFLLQLIALALAFFIPFAFVMSYIPQLAYSGFVSIGKLLSVFVLKAMLGILILFVYVLCFIVDAVLPPEGFAMYLVNLTVLIAVLLLMIWKRDALIKMVTAGKVTSVDNNMLNQVRNEMVNPAVNAIKPRPAGLRESPIQQTEHQAPPKSERTSVKEGRNNAQLAEARTPQTDGKQESPSSAVAHNDQMKRAERTPQQEREEKKAEKRKKKAEKQTSKQEQKEQKQPREDLSPVAAHQKEERHAPRQESNQREHERTKQPQPRDNQEQSNCTPIKQGDVTYLDDHRALRSVEKSERDNQLRQTKGGNSANQRTEQKPSQNEPQWIQNKENQGVQPNKRLNERQDQPKTETIRTAQHNEKRELEAIEKEEDRHTRRAKGASK
- a CDS encoding lysozyme family protein, which produces MKKLGCGLFIAAIPFLFVAMILMGVVMVITGESNTTGSDAQSEIESDMDSEYTFSGVSPEIERYRPYFERYAKEKGIEDHIEILMAMTMQESGGRLADVMQSSESLGLPVNTITDPEQSIKQGVSYFANVLESAGGNTELALQSYNMGHGFINYANEHNNGNYSKELAQQFSNHMKERLGWSVYGDPNYVDNVMRYLDKTEPDYAAGDADWALPLKNIRITSEFGWRTHPVTGERNTFHGGLDFGCTPADSILSVGDGRVVEAKHNNVGYGNYVTVQHRKNEFSRYAHLSSIGVSNGQEVNQGDVLGKCGTTGSSTGNHLHLEHMTELGQAHQDKIDPKKTLGL
- a CDS encoding cystatin-like fold lipoprotein, which codes for MKKSLITIIVSLGLLLGACAGSEYDAEIEEVIDLYKNDETAMMWMDEEQITRENADISVYEGGRYIKIGFFDLEDGDKTVRYEFYERSGDTYEWMPRMNQTDDRLGLADREPEYIEREGTNKNN
- a CDS encoding STIV orfB116 family protein, producing the protein MKLAILNSLVITNQGLYKAEKITLMEARKMMFAHETNYESYVGHESSSLVLEELLGFPVPVNRIRFRQEKYQKALCFKLYDRYMEYKKLTEKELQSVNYDFFLLTRMD